In one window of Kitasatospora sp. MMS16-BH015 DNA:
- the gyrA gene encoding DNA gyrase subunit A, translated as MVDENRPDGEQPDDSSLDTFVSRVEPIELETEMQRSYLDYAMSVIVSRALPEVRDGLKPVHRRVLYAMYDGGYRPEKGYYKCARVVGDVMGNYHPHGDTSIYDTVVRLAQPWSLRMPLVDGNGNFGSPGNDPAAAMRYTECKLMPLAMEMMRDIDEETVDFAANYDGRSQEPTVLPARIPNLLVNGATGIAVGMATNIPPHNLREVASGALWALEHPEASNEELLDALIERIKGPDFPTGALIVGRRGIEDAYRTGRGSITMRAVVEVEEIQGRQCLVITELPYQVNPDNLALKIADLVKDGKIAGIADVRDESSSRTGQRLVVVLKRDAVAKVVLNNLYKHTDLQTNFGANMLALVDGVPRTLSIDAFIRHWVSHQVEVIVRRTTFRLRKAEERAHILRALLKALDQIDAVIALIRASESADAARTGLMDLLRIDEIQANAILEMQLRRLAALESARILSEHDELQAKIDEYNAILASPSRQREIISEELTAIVEKYGDERRSTLIPSDGDLSIEDLIAEEDIVVTITRGGYVKRTRSDLYRSQKRGGKGVRGAQLKQDDIVDHFFVTTTHNWILFFTNKGRVYRAKGYELPDAGRDARGQHVANLLAFQPEEHITQVMAVRTYEDKPYLVLATRAGLVKKSALKDYDSPRSGGLIAINLRQDEEGKDDELIGAELVSAEDDLLLVSRKAQSIRFTATDEALRPMSRATSGVKGMSFREDDELLSMNVVRPGTYVFTATDGGYAKRTSVDEYRVQGRGGFGTKAAKIVEGRGSLVGALVVEETDEIMAITLSGGVIRTRVSGVRETGRDTMGVQLINLGKKDAVVGMARNAEAEDEELDEVEGEGTAPEASTGESETTAEA; from the coding sequence GTGGTCGACGAGAACCGTCCTGACGGCGAGCAGCCGGACGACAGCAGCCTCGACACGTTCGTCTCCCGGGTCGAGCCGATCGAGCTCGAGACCGAGATGCAGCGCTCCTACCTCGACTACGCGATGAGCGTGATCGTGAGCCGTGCGCTGCCCGAGGTCCGCGACGGCCTCAAGCCGGTGCACCGCCGGGTGCTGTACGCGATGTACGACGGCGGGTACCGGCCCGAGAAGGGCTACTACAAGTGCGCCCGCGTGGTCGGCGACGTGATGGGCAACTACCACCCGCACGGCGACACCTCGATCTACGACACCGTGGTGCGCCTGGCCCAGCCCTGGTCGCTGCGGATGCCGCTGGTGGACGGCAACGGCAACTTCGGCTCGCCGGGCAACGACCCGGCGGCGGCGATGCGCTACACCGAGTGCAAGCTGATGCCGCTGGCCATGGAGATGATGCGCGACATCGACGAGGAGACCGTCGACTTCGCCGCCAACTACGACGGCCGCTCGCAGGAGCCGACCGTCCTGCCGGCCCGCATCCCCAACCTGCTGGTCAACGGCGCCACCGGCATCGCGGTCGGCATGGCCACCAACATCCCGCCGCACAACCTGCGCGAGGTGGCCTCCGGCGCCCTGTGGGCGCTGGAGCACCCGGAGGCCTCCAACGAGGAGCTGCTGGACGCCCTGATCGAGCGGATCAAGGGCCCGGACTTCCCGACCGGGGCGCTGATCGTCGGCCGCCGGGGCATCGAGGACGCGTACCGCACCGGCCGCGGCTCGATCACCATGCGCGCGGTGGTGGAGGTCGAGGAGATCCAGGGCCGCCAGTGCCTGGTGATCACCGAGCTGCCGTACCAGGTCAACCCGGACAACCTCGCGCTGAAGATCGCCGACCTGGTCAAGGACGGCAAGATCGCGGGCATCGCCGACGTGCGCGACGAGTCCTCCTCGCGCACCGGCCAGCGCCTGGTGGTCGTGCTCAAGCGCGACGCCGTGGCCAAGGTCGTGCTGAACAACCTGTACAAGCACACCGACCTGCAGACCAACTTCGGCGCCAACATGCTGGCCCTGGTCGACGGCGTGCCGCGCACCCTGTCGATCGACGCCTTCATCCGGCACTGGGTGAGCCACCAGGTCGAGGTCATCGTCCGCCGCACCACCTTCCGGCTGCGCAAGGCCGAGGAGCGGGCGCACATCCTGCGCGCGCTGCTCAAGGCGCTGGACCAGATCGACGCGGTGATCGCGCTGATCCGGGCCTCGGAGAGCGCGGACGCGGCCCGCACCGGCCTGATGGACCTGCTGCGGATCGACGAGATCCAGGCCAACGCGATCCTGGAGATGCAGCTGCGCCGCCTGGCGGCCCTGGAGAGCGCCCGCATCCTGAGCGAGCACGACGAGCTGCAGGCCAAGATCGACGAGTACAACGCGATCCTGGCCTCGCCCTCCCGCCAGCGCGAGATCATCTCCGAGGAGCTGACCGCGATCGTCGAGAAGTACGGCGACGAGCGGCGTTCGACCCTGATCCCCTCCGACGGCGACCTCTCGATCGAGGACCTCATCGCCGAGGAGGACATCGTGGTCACCATCACCCGTGGCGGCTACGTCAAGCGCACCCGCTCCGACCTGTACCGCTCGCAGAAGCGCGGCGGCAAGGGCGTGCGCGGCGCGCAGCTGAAGCAGGACGACATCGTCGACCACTTCTTCGTGACCACCACGCACAACTGGATCCTGTTCTTCACCAACAAGGGCCGGGTCTACCGCGCCAAGGGCTACGAGCTGCCCGACGCCGGGCGCGACGCCCGCGGCCAGCACGTGGCCAACCTGCTGGCCTTCCAGCCAGAGGAGCACATCACCCAGGTGATGGCGGTGCGCACCTACGAGGACAAGCCGTACCTGGTGCTGGCCACCCGGGCCGGCCTGGTGAAGAAGTCCGCGCTCAAGGACTACGACTCCCCGCGCTCCGGCGGCCTGATCGCGATCAACCTGCGGCAGGACGAGGAGGGCAAGGACGACGAGCTGATCGGCGCCGAGCTGGTCTCCGCCGAGGACGACCTGCTGCTGGTCTCCCGGAAGGCCCAGTCGATCCGCTTCACCGCCACCGACGAGGCGCTGCGCCCGATGAGCCGGGCCACCTCGGGCGTGAAGGGCATGTCCTTCCGCGAGGACGACGAGCTGCTCTCGATGAACGTGGTCCGTCCGGGCACCTATGTCTTCACGGCCACCGACGGCGGTTACGCCAAGCGGACCTCCGTGGACGAGTACCGTGTCCAGGGGCGGGGCGGTTTCGGTACCAAGGCGGCGAAGATCGTCGAGGGCCGGGGCTCGCTGGTGGGGGCGCTGGTGGTCGAGGAGACCGACGAGATCATGGCGATCACCCTCTCCGGTGGTGTGATCCGCACCAGGGTTTCGGGCGTTCGTGAAACCGGACGTGACACGATGGGCGTCCAACTGATCAACCTCGGAAAGAAGGACGCGGTGGTGGGCATGGCCCGCAACGCGGAGGCCGAGGACGAGGAGCTGGACGAGGTCGAGGGCGAGGGCACTGCCCCCGAGGCCTCGACCGGCGAGAGCGAGACCACGGCGGAGGCCTGA
- a CDS encoding DUF3566 domain-containing protein, whose amino-acid sequence MSGATGAAGGAGGGLPGAGQSGMPYGGVPQPPAEHPASSTSLMPPVGQAGQGGYGGAPQPPAQPPQAGFSQPTTYTKGQPTPPRGTRTSQGTSSAPRRPAAAPTAGQGGALSGRVRKARLRITKADPWSVMKVSFLLSLAVGIIMIVAAAVLWMTLDGLGVFDSLSTTLKEVTGSDTSGGLDIMDYIGFGKVMLFTTLIAVVDVVLMTALATLSAFIYNTAAGFTGGIELTLAEED is encoded by the coding sequence GTGAGTGGAGCCACGGGTGCTGCGGGAGGTGCCGGAGGCGGCCTGCCGGGCGCCGGACAGAGCGGGATGCCGTACGGCGGCGTGCCGCAGCCTCCGGCCGAGCACCCGGCCTCGTCCACCTCGCTGATGCCGCCGGTGGGCCAGGCCGGGCAGGGTGGCTACGGCGGCGCGCCGCAGCCACCCGCGCAGCCGCCGCAGGCCGGCTTCTCCCAGCCGACCACGTACACCAAGGGCCAGCCGACCCCGCCCCGGGGCACCCGGACCAGCCAGGGCACCTCCTCGGCCCCGCGCCGCCCCGCGGCGGCCCCCACGGCCGGCCAGGGCGGTGCGCTGAGCGGGCGGGTCCGCAAGGCCCGGCTGCGGATCACCAAGGCCGACCCGTGGTCGGTCATGAAGGTGAGCTTCCTGCTCTCGCTGGCCGTCGGCATCATCATGATCGTCGCGGCCGCGGTGCTCTGGATGACCCTGGACGGCCTCGGCGTCTTCGACTCGCTGAGCACCACGCTCAAGGAGGTCACCGGCTCGGACACCTCCGGCGGCCTCGACATCATGGACTACATCGGCTTCGGCAAGGTGATGCTCTTCACCACCCTGATCGCCGTGGTCGACGTCGTCCTGATGACCGCCCTGGCCACCCTCTCGGCGTTCATCTACAACACCGCCGCGGGCTTCACCGGCGGCATCGAGCTGACCCTCGCCGAGGAGGACTAG
- a CDS encoding cyclopropane-fatty-acyl-phospholipid synthase family protein — MAKVATQLVGALEELLGARIPLRVRAWDGSEAGAPGAPLVVLRNRRAVRHLIWQPGELGLARAYVSGDLDLAPESDLYEVLAAVGTFAEQQELAGQQIGLKEITGPEGRRLLAAALRTGALGLQPTPPPEEARQQGRLHSRGRDRQAISHHYDVGNDFYELVLGDSMVYSCAYWEPAAKSLEAAQAAKLDLICRKLGLRPGMRLLDVGCGWGSMALHAAKHYGVDVVGVSISTEQVAYARKRVADAGLTDRVEIRMQDYREIPDGPFDAISSIGMAEHVGSAEYLTYASGLHKLLAPGGRLLNHQISRRPNRPGQPHNQSAFINRYVFPDGELSPVGSTVGLIEEAGFEVRDVESLREHYALTLREWVANLEANWTQAVALVGNGRARVWRLYMAACAIAFEENRIGINQVLAVRPAKGGRSGLPATREQWLTRHPATDPAPELGVQEKATGTAA, encoded by the coding sequence ATGGCAAAGGTCGCAACGCAACTGGTCGGCGCACTGGAGGAGCTGCTCGGGGCGAGGATCCCGCTGCGGGTCCGGGCCTGGGACGGCAGTGAGGCGGGGGCCCCGGGCGCGCCCCTGGTGGTGCTGCGCAACCGCCGCGCGGTGCGGCACCTGATCTGGCAGCCGGGCGAGCTGGGGCTGGCCCGCGCCTACGTCTCGGGCGATCTGGACCTCGCCCCGGAATCCGACCTGTACGAGGTGCTGGCGGCCGTCGGCACCTTCGCCGAGCAGCAGGAGCTCGCGGGCCAGCAGATCGGCCTCAAGGAGATCACCGGCCCCGAGGGCCGCCGGCTGCTCGCCGCGGCGCTGCGCACCGGCGCGCTGGGCCTGCAGCCCACTCCCCCGCCGGAGGAGGCCCGCCAGCAGGGCCGGCTGCACAGCCGCGGCCGCGACCGGCAGGCGATCAGCCACCACTACGACGTGGGCAACGACTTCTACGAGCTGGTGCTCGGCGACTCGATGGTCTACTCCTGCGCGTACTGGGAGCCGGCCGCCAAGAGCCTGGAGGCCGCCCAGGCGGCCAAGCTCGACCTGATCTGCCGCAAGCTCGGCCTGCGGCCCGGCATGCGCCTGCTGGACGTGGGCTGCGGCTGGGGCTCGATGGCGCTGCACGCGGCGAAGCACTACGGCGTGGACGTGGTCGGCGTCTCGATCTCCACCGAGCAGGTCGCCTACGCCCGCAAGCGGGTGGCCGACGCCGGGCTGACCGACCGGGTCGAGATCCGGATGCAGGACTACCGGGAGATCCCGGACGGCCCCTTCGACGCGATCTCCAGCATCGGCATGGCCGAGCACGTCGGCAGCGCCGAGTACCTCACCTACGCCTCCGGCCTGCACAAGCTGCTGGCCCCGGGCGGGCGCCTGCTCAACCACCAGATCTCCCGCCGGCCCAACCGTCCGGGCCAGCCGCACAACCAGAGCGCCTTCATCAACCGGTACGTCTTCCCCGACGGCGAGCTCTCCCCGGTCGGCTCCACCGTGGGCCTGATCGAGGAGGCGGGCTTCGAGGTCCGGGACGTGGAGTCGCTGCGCGAGCACTACGCCCTGACCCTGCGCGAGTGGGTGGCCAACCTGGAGGCCAACTGGACCCAGGCGGTCGCCCTGGTCGGCAACGGGCGGGCCCGGGTCTGGCGGCTCTACATGGCGGCCTGCGCGATCGCCTTCGAGGAGAACCGGATCGGCATCAACCAGGTGCTCGCAGTTCGCCCCGCCAAGGGCGGCCGCAGTGGTCTGCCGGCCACCCGGGAGCAGTGGCTGACCCGGCACCCGGCCACCGACCCGGCCCCCGAACTGGGCGTCCAGGAGAAGGCCACGGGCACCGCCGCCTGA
- a CDS encoding DLW-39 family protein has product MKKLLLVALLALGGLFVYRQVQADKAEQDLWTEATDPVPAAR; this is encoded by the coding sequence GTGAAGAAGCTCCTCCTGGTCGCACTGCTCGCCCTCGGCGGGCTCTTTGTCTACCGTCAGGTCCAGGCCGACAAGGCCGAGCAGGACCTGTGGACCGAGGCCACCGACCCGGTGCCCGCCGCCCGCTGA
- a CDS encoding DUF5324 family protein, with amino-acid sequence MTHAARETADRTKEALAPYAAGARDTAVHLAQEARDRFGPAVEALGPKARSGAAEATRGARVQYAKHLAPQLEQAFAALPPQTQAQTLKAVHRAQEAALAAKHSAGRAAEGARTAADQARAGLAPRVGAAQAALAPVALQAQQRGSAALTALQGHVSAAEISELADRNARREQRRHRRGTGLAVAGLLAIGAGLAAWQWWRRQSSPEWLVEPPASIGTTDTATEAPAAPAGSVNGSAATEPAPEEHPEPGPPPKPQDDRPKPHDPRKPH; translated from the coding sequence GTGACGCACGCAGCCCGCGAGACGGCCGACCGGACCAAGGAGGCGCTCGCGCCCTACGCCGCCGGAGCCCGGGACACCGCCGTACACCTCGCCCAGGAGGCCCGCGACCGGTTCGGCCCGGCCGTCGAGGCGCTCGGGCCCAAGGCCCGCAGCGGAGCCGCCGAGGCCACCCGGGGCGCCCGCGTCCAGTACGCCAAGCACCTCGCCCCGCAGCTGGAGCAGGCCTTCGCCGCGCTCCCCCCGCAGACCCAGGCGCAGACCCTCAAGGCCGTCCACCGGGCCCAGGAGGCCGCGCTGGCCGCCAAGCACTCGGCCGGCCGCGCCGCCGAGGGCGCCCGCACCGCCGCCGACCAGGCCAGGGCCGGTCTGGCGCCCAGGGTGGGCGCCGCACAGGCCGCGCTGGCCCCCGTGGCCCTCCAGGCCCAGCAGCGCGGCAGCGCGGCCCTCACCGCCCTCCAGGGCCACGTGAGCGCCGCCGAGATCAGCGAGCTGGCCGACCGCAACGCCAGGAGGGAGCAGCGGCGGCACCGCCGGGGCACCGGCCTGGCCGTGGCCGGGCTGCTGGCGATCGGCGCCGGCCTGGCGGCCTGGCAGTGGTGGCGCCGCCAGAGCAGCCCCGAATGGCTGGTCGAACCCCCGGCGAGCATCGGCACCACCGACACCGCCACCGAGGCGCCCGCCGCCCCGGCCGGCTCGGTCAACGGCTCCGCCGCCACCGAGCCCGCCCCGGAGGAGCACCCCGAGCCAGGCCCGCCGCCGAAGCCCCAGGACGACCGCCCCAAGCCGCACGACCCGCGCAAACCGCACTGA
- a CDS encoding peptidylprolyl isomerase — protein sequence MAEKLTATLKTNHGDIVVELFPNHAPKTVANFVELAEGTREWIDPKTGQKSNAPLYNGTVFHRVIKDFMNQGGDPLGNGTGGPGYKFADEFHPDLAFTKPYLLAMANAGPGTNGSQFFITTVPTTWLTGKHTIFGEVTDEASQKVVDAINGVQVGRNDRPVQDVIIESVVIDRG from the coding sequence GTGGCTGAGAAGCTCACCGCCACCCTGAAGACCAACCACGGCGACATCGTCGTGGAGCTCTTCCCGAACCACGCCCCGAAGACGGTCGCCAACTTCGTGGAGCTCGCCGAGGGCACCCGCGAGTGGATCGACCCGAAGACCGGCCAGAAGAGCAACGCCCCGCTGTACAACGGCACGGTCTTCCACCGCGTCATCAAGGACTTCATGAACCAGGGCGGCGACCCGCTCGGCAACGGCACCGGCGGCCCGGGCTACAAGTTCGCCGACGAGTTCCACCCCGACCTGGCCTTCACCAAGCCCTACCTGCTCGCGATGGCCAACGCCGGCCCGGGCACCAACGGCTCGCAGTTCTTCATCACCACCGTGCCGACCACCTGGCTGACCGGCAAGCACACCATCTTCGGTGAGGTCACCGACGAGGCCTCGCAGAAGGTCGTCGACGCCATCAACGGCGTCCAGGTCGGCCGCAACGACCGTCCGGTCCAGGACGTGATCATCGAGTCCGTGGTGATCGACCGCGGCTGA
- a CDS encoding rhomboid family intramembrane serine protease: MDEQARPQADGGHALPGCYRHPDRETGIACARCGRPICPDCMVDASVGFQCPDCVRGAQQQVRQATTPFGGRPVRDPALVTKVLIGLNLLVFVFTAYIRPEWQYDLELSSRPGDSLYLPYGVVAGEWYRLVSAVFVHYGLLHIVMNMVSLWVLGPQLEAALGRLRYLALYLVSGVAGNALVYLVAPGFFESAGASGAIFGLLGATAVLFRVYRRPVGPVIALLVFNLVITFSVPHIDWRAHIGGLVAGTAMAAGMMYAPRANRNLLQGLTVAAVLGAAVLLVVVRTAQQG, translated from the coding sequence ATGGACGAGCAGGCCCGACCGCAGGCCGACGGGGGCCACGCCCTGCCCGGCTGCTACCGGCACCCCGACCGCGAGACGGGCATAGCCTGCGCGCGGTGCGGGCGGCCGATCTGCCCCGACTGCATGGTCGACGCCTCGGTGGGCTTCCAGTGCCCGGACTGCGTGCGCGGCGCGCAGCAGCAGGTGCGGCAGGCCACCACGCCCTTCGGCGGGCGGCCGGTGCGGGACCCGGCGCTGGTGACCAAGGTGCTGATCGGGCTCAACCTGCTGGTCTTCGTCTTCACCGCGTACATCCGCCCGGAGTGGCAGTACGACCTGGAGCTGTCGAGCCGGCCGGGGGATTCGCTCTACCTGCCCTACGGCGTCGTGGCCGGTGAGTGGTACCGGCTGGTGTCGGCGGTCTTCGTCCACTACGGGCTGCTGCACATCGTGATGAACATGGTCTCGCTCTGGGTGCTCGGCCCCCAGCTCGAGGCCGCGCTCGGGCGGCTGCGCTACCTGGCGCTCTACCTGGTCTCCGGCGTGGCGGGCAACGCCCTGGTCTACCTGGTGGCCCCCGGCTTCTTCGAGTCGGCCGGCGCCTCGGGGGCGATCTTCGGGCTGCTGGGGGCGACGGCGGTGCTGTTCCGGGTGTACCGCAGGCCGGTCGGCCCGGTGATCGCGCTGCTGGTGTTCAACCTGGTCATCACGTTCTCGGTGCCGCACATCGACTGGCGCGCGCACATCGGCGGCCTGGTCGCCGGCACCGCGATGGCCGCCGGGATGATGTACGCCCCCCGGGCGAACCGGAACCTGCTGCAGGGGCTGACGGTGGCCGCGGTGCTGGGCGCGGCCGTGCTGCTGGTCGTAGTGAGGACCGCCCAGCAGGGGTAG
- the crgA gene encoding cell division protein CrgA yields the protein MPKSRLRKKSDYTPPTTSTATAVKIGTGRSWVAPLMLAFFLIGLVWIVTYYVTSGTWPVQSWGNWNILVGFGFIAAGFGVSTQWK from the coding sequence GTGCCGAAGTCTCGACTCCGCAAGAAGTCCGACTACACCCCGCCCACCACCTCGACCGCCACCGCGGTGAAGATCGGCACCGGCCGCAGCTGGGTCGCCCCGCTGATGCTGGCCTTCTTCCTGATCGGGCTGGTGTGGATCGTCACCTACTACGTGACGAGCGGGACCTGGCCGGTGCAGAGCTGGGGCAACTGGAACATCCTGGTCGGCTTCGGCTTCATCGCCGCCGGCTTCGGCGTCTCCACCCAGTGGAAGTAA
- a CDS encoding DUF881 domain-containing protein, whose product MPNSTIPPLPGSGRRIGTRIVGRALTCAVFALAGLLFYISAQTAKGTSLRTDNTLLHLSDVIQQRSTQNQQDQAELSALQDRADALVKEQNRSPADTAQLDALQKAAGLQGLQGPGLTVTLNDAPPGATARIPGVPEPGVNDLVIHQQDIQAVVNALWRGGAEGIQVMDQRLIATSAVRCVGNTLLLQGRVYSPPYVIKAVGRTDGLRSAVDNDPTIRNYLQYVAAYGLGWKVQESGDLQLPGYAGTVDLHAATGG is encoded by the coding sequence GTGCCTAATTCCACGATTCCTCCGCTTCCGGGCTCCGGACGCCGGATCGGCACCCGAATTGTCGGACGTGCCCTGACCTGCGCCGTCTTCGCGCTCGCCGGATTGCTCTTCTACATCAGCGCGCAGACCGCCAAGGGCACCTCCCTGCGGACCGACAACACCCTGCTCCACCTCAGTGACGTGATACAGCAGCGGTCCACCCAGAACCAGCAGGACCAGGCCGAGCTCTCCGCCCTGCAGGACCGGGCCGACGCCCTGGTCAAGGAGCAGAACCGCAGCCCGGCCGACACCGCCCAGCTGGACGCCCTGCAGAAGGCGGCCGGCCTCCAGGGCCTCCAGGGCCCCGGCCTGACCGTCACCCTCAACGACGCCCCGCCCGGCGCCACCGCCCGCATCCCGGGCGTGCCCGAGCCCGGCGTCAACGACCTGGTCATCCACCAGCAGGACATCCAGGCCGTGGTCAACGCGCTCTGGCGCGGCGGCGCCGAGGGCATCCAGGTGATGGACCAGCGCCTGATCGCCACCAGCGCCGTGCGCTGCGTGGGCAACACCCTGCTGCTCCAGGGCCGGGTCTACTCCCCGCCGTACGTGATCAAGGCGGTGGGCAGGACCGACGGGCTGCGCTCGGCCGTGGACAACGACCCCACCATCCGCAACTACCTCCAGTACGTCGCCGCCTACGGCCTCGGCTGGAAGGTGCAGGAGAGCGGCGACCTCCAGCTGCCCGGCTACGCCGGCACCGTCGACCTGCACGCCGCCACCGGCGGCTGA